From Cellulomonas fimi ATCC 484, a single genomic window includes:
- a CDS encoding PulJ/GspJ family protein has translation MRDVLRQVRDPRTREEGMTLTEMLVSMIVFAIAMVMVASAAILVMRTTDEARQSAATVTELRQAVAVIDRQVRSGNVLFSPANEPGFVASCQAVGSNAGTCMRIFTQSNGDEKCVQWQVVDDGTGAGLAILRMRSWEVDWQTGGVVSAWSTVARDLRLTSSAPPFTLLGAATPYKERALQLHVVAVDERSGKDVAVDSTLTGRNTSYGYDSGQCTPVPPA, from the coding sequence ATGCGTGACGTCCTGCGTCAGGTGCGGGACCCCCGCACGCGTGAGGAGGGCATGACCCTCACCGAGATGCTCGTCTCGATGATCGTGTTCGCGATCGCCATGGTCATGGTCGCGTCCGCCGCGATCCTCGTCATGCGGACCACCGACGAGGCGCGCCAGTCGGCCGCGACGGTCACCGAGCTGCGGCAGGCCGTGGCCGTCATCGACCGTCAGGTGCGCTCGGGGAACGTGCTCTTCAGCCCCGCGAACGAGCCCGGCTTCGTCGCGTCCTGCCAGGCGGTCGGCAGCAACGCCGGGACGTGCATGCGCATCTTCACGCAGTCCAACGGGGACGAGAAGTGCGTGCAGTGGCAGGTCGTCGACGACGGAACGGGCGCGGGCCTCGCGATCCTGCGCATGCGGTCCTGGGAGGTGGACTGGCAGACGGGTGGCGTCGTGTCGGCCTGGTCGACCGTCGCCCGTGACCTGCGTCTGACGTCGTCCGCCCCGCCGTTCACCCTGCTCGGCGCGGCCACGCCGTACAAGGAGCGTGCGCTCCAGCTGCACGTCGTGGCCGTCGACGAGCGCAGCGGCAAGGACGTGGCCGTGGACTCCACGCTCACGGGTCGCAACACCAGCTACGGCTACGACTCCGGTCAGTGCACCCCCGTGCCGCCGGCGTGA
- a CDS encoding pilus assembly PilX family protein: protein MILRRLRPRGPQDEGAALVLVVGSMLILAMFAFVALSYTVAGQRLARRDQDYNAAMAAAQSGVEDFISRLNRSSAYGRTIDCTNAAWRGPMSTTNPCGWTSTTPVGWQPVVSGATGAKDPAFHYTVGAYNGLNGTYLLTSTGRVGTTYRTVEASVGRGASTDYVYYTDFESADPANVQAYNPTDYPNGVPSDICGKSGNTLAKYWYNGRSAFNAASGPDCNEITFIGGDVLDGEVFTNDTILGTARNGLKPTFLEQVFTADPKCKNAGASNASWEDYCLRPNSVADFSGKKPKYDDPLYLKDNSGEFATAPGCHYFGATRIVFKAGTATTPGRMTVWNRTSVNNGKAPVAIALPGTSTLPSCGSLADLNSPSGATVDVPNEMVVYVAASGGAARQCYKGEIGGASGRTLPLGEFTAAKTNPTGSGDFYTADTNMLETTKFCGEGNVYVEGVVQGRVTVAAAQSVVVTGDLVLAGGLSGNDRDMLGLVATNSVEVFHPRVGRVDAYRPCIAWYSNGSCRTQSSTWSWNTAAPTNEAEVSGWPTRYTDPSTGLKTPDVGIQIAGSIQTLLHSFFVQKYNVGGDKGKLQVNGSIAQRWRGIVGRGSDGYTKLYKYDTRLQYSRPPMFPEWANASWTMRYSGEISTPQAVRR from the coding sequence GTGATCCTGCGTCGACTGCGCCCCCGAGGCCCCCAGGACGAGGGCGCCGCGCTCGTCCTCGTCGTCGGCTCCATGCTGATCCTGGCGATGTTCGCCTTCGTCGCCCTGTCGTACACCGTGGCGGGGCAGCGACTCGCACGACGCGACCAGGACTACAACGCCGCGATGGCGGCCGCCCAGTCCGGCGTCGAGGACTTCATCAGCCGGCTCAACCGCAGCTCGGCCTACGGCCGCACGATCGACTGCACCAATGCGGCGTGGCGGGGCCCGATGAGCACGACGAACCCGTGCGGCTGGACGTCGACGACGCCGGTCGGCTGGCAGCCGGTGGTGTCGGGCGCGACGGGTGCGAAGGACCCCGCGTTCCACTACACGGTGGGCGCGTACAACGGCCTCAACGGCACGTACCTGCTGACGTCGACAGGGCGCGTGGGCACCACGTACCGGACCGTCGAGGCGTCGGTCGGGCGCGGCGCGTCGACGGACTACGTGTACTACACCGACTTCGAGTCGGCGGACCCGGCGAACGTGCAGGCGTACAACCCGACCGACTATCCGAACGGCGTGCCGTCCGACATCTGCGGCAAGAGTGGCAACACGCTCGCGAAGTACTGGTACAACGGCCGGTCGGCGTTCAACGCCGCCAGCGGCCCGGACTGCAACGAGATCACGTTCATCGGCGGTGACGTTCTCGACGGCGAGGTGTTCACGAACGACACGATCCTCGGCACGGCCCGCAACGGCCTCAAGCCGACGTTCCTCGAGCAGGTGTTCACGGCGGACCCGAAGTGCAAGAACGCGGGCGCGTCGAACGCGTCGTGGGAGGACTACTGCCTGCGACCGAACTCGGTCGCGGACTTCAGCGGCAAGAAGCCGAAGTACGACGACCCGCTCTACCTCAAGGACAACTCGGGTGAGTTCGCGACCGCGCCGGGCTGCCACTACTTCGGAGCCACGCGCATCGTCTTCAAGGCGGGCACCGCGACGACGCCGGGCCGCATGACGGTGTGGAACCGCACGAGCGTGAACAACGGGAAGGCCCCGGTCGCGATCGCCCTGCCGGGCACCAGCACGCTGCCGAGCTGCGGGTCGCTCGCGGACCTCAACTCGCCGAGCGGCGCCACCGTCGACGTCCCCAACGAGATGGTCGTGTACGTCGCGGCCTCCGGCGGCGCGGCGCGGCAGTGCTACAAGGGCGAGATCGGTGGGGCGTCCGGCAGGACGTTGCCGCTCGGCGAGTTCACCGCGGCGAAGACGAACCCCACGGGCAGCGGCGACTTCTACACGGCCGACACCAACATGCTCGAGACCACGAAGTTCTGCGGCGAGGGGAACGTGTACGTCGAGGGCGTCGTGCAGGGCCGTGTCACGGTCGCCGCTGCGCAGTCCGTCGTCGTGACGGGCGACCTCGTGCTCGCCGGCGGGCTGTCCGGCAACGACCGCGACATGCTCGGGCTCGTCGCGACGAACTCCGTGGAGGTGTTCCACCCGCGCGTCGGCCGCGTCGACGCGTACCGGCCGTGCATCGCCTGGTACTCGAACGGCAGCTGCCGCACGCAGTCCTCGACGTGGTCGTGGAACACCGCGGCGCCGACGAACGAGGCGGAGGTCAGCGGCTGGCCGACGCGCTACACCGACCCGTCGACCGGCCTCAAGACCCCGGACGTCGGGATCCAGATCGCCGGTTCCATCCAGACGCTCCTGCACTCGTTCTTCGTGCAGAAGTACAACGTCGGCGGCGACAAGGGCAAGCTGCAGGTGAACGGCTCGATCGCGCAGCGCTGGCGCGGCATCGTTGGGCGGGGCAGCGACGGGTACACCAAGCTCTACAAGTACGACACGCGACTGCAGTACTCGCGGCCGCCGATGTTCCCCGAGTGGGCCAACGCGTCGTGGACGATGCGGTACAGCGGCGAGATCTCCACGCCGCAAGCCGTGCGCCGTTGA
- a CDS encoding PilN domain-containing protein — MSTVLEKKPRTRSGGSAPTALSGTLPQVNLLPPEVRAARGLRTTKRWLVISLVLTVVACVGGFGFALISAAAAATELADAQAETTRLEQEQAKYAEVPEVLDALDQATLARTVGMGADVLWKPYVDALAAVLPAGVSIDTFTVTSNEPTATPVAPADPLQAPSAGQIMFTARSVTVPDSAAWLDGLESVPGFSDPWVSSVMVTDDESGTYYTVTATVQFTEAAFSHRFDATEGEG; from the coding sequence ATGAGCACCGTCCTCGAGAAGAAGCCGCGCACCCGCTCGGGCGGGAGCGCCCCCACGGCTCTGAGCGGCACGTTGCCCCAGGTGAACCTGCTGCCGCCCGAGGTGCGCGCCGCTCGCGGCCTGCGCACGACGAAGCGGTGGCTCGTCATCAGCCTCGTCCTCACCGTCGTGGCGTGCGTCGGGGGGTTCGGCTTCGCCCTCATCTCCGCGGCGGCGGCCGCGACCGAGCTCGCGGACGCGCAGGCCGAGACGACGCGTCTGGAGCAGGAGCAGGCGAAGTACGCCGAGGTCCCGGAGGTCCTCGATGCGCTCGACCAGGCGACCCTCGCCCGCACCGTCGGCATGGGCGCCGACGTGCTGTGGAAGCCGTACGTCGACGCGCTCGCGGCCGTGCTGCCGGCCGGCGTCAGCATCGACACGTTCACGGTCACCAGCAACGAGCCGACCGCGACGCCCGTCGCGCCCGCCGACCCGCTGCAGGCCCCCAGCGCCGGGCAGATCATGTTCACCGCCCGCTCCGTGACCGTGCCGGACTCGGCCGCGTGGCTCGACGGACTCGAGTCGGTCCCCGGCTTCTCCGACCCGTGGGTCTCCTCGGTGATGGTGACCGACGACGAGTCGGGCACCTACTACACCGTGACGGCGACCGTGCAGTTCACCGAGGCGGCTTTCTCGCACCGCTTCGACGCGACCGAGGGTGAGGGCTGA
- a CDS encoding shikimate kinase, producing MTDAPAAPGPAGPRVVLVGPPGSGKSTVGHALGERWQLAVRDTDADVERTAGKPIAEIFVDDGEPHFRALERDAVLAALAEHDGVLALGGGAVLDLQTRSALAAYRAAGGAVVFLDVTLAHAAPRVGFNQARPLLLGNPRGRWQALMEERRPVYEEVASVRVLTDGLRPADVAVAVEDALAALRVGDGAVAPEGE from the coding sequence GTGACCGACGCACCCGCCGCACCGGGCCCCGCAGGCCCGCGCGTCGTCCTCGTGGGCCCGCCCGGGTCGGGCAAGTCGACCGTCGGGCACGCGCTGGGGGAGCGCTGGCAGCTCGCCGTGCGCGACACCGACGCGGACGTGGAACGGACCGCCGGCAAGCCGATCGCGGAGATCTTCGTGGACGACGGCGAGCCGCACTTCCGCGCCCTCGAGCGTGACGCGGTCCTCGCGGCGCTGGCCGAGCACGACGGGGTCCTCGCCCTCGGCGGCGGCGCGGTGCTCGACCTGCAGACGCGTTCGGCGCTGGCCGCGTACCGCGCGGCGGGCGGCGCGGTCGTCTTCCTCGACGTGACGCTCGCCCACGCGGCGCCCCGCGTCGGGTTCAACCAGGCGCGCCCGCTGCTGCTCGGCAACCCGCGCGGCCGCTGGCAGGCACTCATGGAGGAGCGGCGGCCGGTGTACGAGGAGGTCGCGAGCGTGCGCGTCCTCACGGACGGCCTGCGCCCGGCGGACGTCGCCGTGGCGGTGGAGGACGCGCTGGCGGCGCTGCGCGTCGGGGACGGCGCGGTCGCGCCGGAGGGGGAGTGA
- the aroC gene encoding chorismate synthase yields the protein MLRWLTSGESHGPALVGILEGLPADVEVQSSDIQAALARRRLGYGRGARMKFEQDEVRILGGVRHGRSQGGPVAIEIGNTEWPKWVDVMASDPVDDPEVLNRARNAPLTRPRPGHADLVGMRKYGFDDARPVLERASARETATRVALGTVAAALLEQAAGVRLVSHVVGIGPVAVPQDAPVPSPDDVAALDADPVRCFDAATSAAMVTEIDQCHKDGDTLGGVVEVLVYGLPSGLGSYVHADRRLDARLAAALMGIQAIKGVEVGDGFRTATRRGSAAHDEIERDSSGRIVRRTNRAGGVEGGMSNGEVLRVRAAMKPISTVPRALATVDTATGEAAKAQHQRSDVCAVPPAAVVAEAMVALVVADALLEKTGGDSVAEVRRNLDAYVASIPELLA from the coding sequence ATGCTGCGTTGGTTGACCTCCGGTGAGTCCCACGGCCCGGCGCTGGTCGGCATCCTCGAGGGTCTCCCGGCCGACGTCGAGGTGCAGTCCTCCGACATCCAGGCCGCGCTCGCCCGCCGCCGCCTCGGCTACGGCCGCGGCGCGCGCATGAAGTTCGAGCAGGACGAGGTCCGCATCCTCGGCGGCGTGCGGCACGGACGCTCGCAGGGCGGCCCGGTCGCGATCGAGATCGGCAACACCGAGTGGCCCAAGTGGGTCGACGTGATGGCGTCCGACCCGGTCGACGACCCCGAGGTCCTCAACCGCGCGCGCAACGCCCCGCTGACCCGCCCCCGCCCAGGGCACGCGGACCTCGTGGGCATGCGCAAGTACGGCTTCGACGACGCCCGTCCCGTGCTGGAGCGGGCGAGCGCGCGGGAGACCGCGACGCGCGTCGCGCTCGGCACGGTCGCGGCCGCGCTGCTGGAGCAGGCCGCGGGCGTCCGGCTCGTGTCGCACGTCGTCGGCATCGGACCTGTCGCCGTCCCGCAGGACGCACCGGTCCCGTCGCCGGACGACGTCGCCGCGCTCGACGCCGACCCGGTGCGCTGCTTCGACGCGGCCACGTCGGCCGCGATGGTCACGGAGATCGACCAGTGCCACAAGGACGGCGACACGCTCGGCGGCGTCGTCGAGGTGCTCGTCTACGGGCTGCCGTCCGGGCTGGGCTCGTACGTCCACGCGGACCGGCGGCTCGACGCGCGGCTCGCCGCCGCGCTCATGGGCATCCAGGCGATCAAGGGCGTCGAGGTCGGCGACGGCTTCCGCACCGCGACCCGCCGCGGCTCGGCCGCGCACGACGAGATCGAGCGCGACTCCTCGGGGCGCATCGTGCGGCGCACGAACCGCGCGGGCGGCGTCGAGGGCGGCATGTCGAACGGCGAGGTCCTGCGCGTGCGCGCGGCGATGAAGCCGATCTCGACGGTCCCGCGTGCGCTCGCGACGGTCGACACCGCGACGGGCGAGGCCGCCAAGGCCCAGCACCAGCGCTCCGACGTGTGCGCCGTCCCGCCGGCCGCGGTCGTCGCCGAGGCGATGGTCGCGCTCGTCGTCGCCGACGCGCTGCTCGAGAAGACCGGGGGGGACTCCGTGGCCGAGGTGCGGCGCAACCTCGACGCGTACGTCGCGTCCATCCCCGAGCTGCTGGCCTGA
- the pilM gene encoding type IV pilus assembly protein PilM: MATTRVIGLDIGSSCVRAAEIEFGSGGPTGKNPPTLVRFGQVQLPLGAVRDGEVVHPETVSTALRQLWAQAKFESKDVVIGVGNQRVIVRELDLPWMPLAQIKASLPFQVHEMLPMSTDDALLDYYPTAEYDSPQGRQVHGMLVAAQRDTVTANVLAVEGAGLRPTMVDLNAFALHRALARGDLARSTAAFVDIGATITTVVISAQGTPRLVRSLPTGGQNITNAVASAMGIAAAEAEMVKREVGVGFAVGRDRQEAADAVGAVVRTLVESVRNTFVYYASNNQGAGIDGVVLSGGGAQLAGLGQYLSSASRLPVTMGDPLLGLRAAKSFSRESLNGHESFVALPVGLAYGVAA, from the coding sequence GTGGCCACCACACGTGTCATCGGGCTCGACATCGGTTCGTCCTGCGTCCGTGCCGCCGAGATCGAGTTCGGCAGCGGTGGCCCGACCGGGAAGAACCCGCCCACGCTCGTCAGGTTCGGACAGGTGCAGCTGCCGCTCGGCGCCGTCCGCGACGGCGAGGTGGTGCACCCCGAGACCGTCTCGACCGCCCTGCGCCAGCTGTGGGCGCAGGCGAAGTTCGAGTCGAAGGACGTCGTCATCGGCGTCGGCAACCAGCGCGTCATCGTCCGTGAGCTCGATCTGCCGTGGATGCCGCTCGCGCAGATCAAGGCGTCGCTGCCCTTCCAGGTGCACGAGATGCTGCCGATGTCGACGGACGACGCGTTGCTCGACTACTACCCGACGGCGGAGTACGACTCGCCACAGGGCCGTCAGGTGCACGGCATGCTCGTCGCCGCCCAGCGCGACACCGTCACCGCGAACGTCCTCGCGGTCGAGGGTGCGGGCCTGCGGCCCACCATGGTCGACCTCAACGCCTTCGCGCTGCACCGGGCCCTGGCCCGTGGGGACCTCGCGCGCTCGACCGCGGCGTTCGTCGACATCGGTGCGACGATCACGACCGTCGTGATCTCCGCGCAGGGCACGCCGCGTCTCGTACGCTCGCTGCCGACCGGCGGGCAGAACATCACCAACGCCGTCGCCAGCGCCATGGGCATCGCCGCCGCCGAGGCCGAGATGGTCAAGCGCGAGGTCGGCGTCGGGTTCGCCGTCGGCCGCGACCGGCAGGAGGCCGCGGACGCGGTCGGGGCCGTGGTGCGGACCCTGGTGGAGTCCGTACGCAACACGTTCGTCTACTACGCGAGCAACAACCAGGGCGCCGGCATCGACGGCGTGGTGCTCTCGGGCGGCGGCGCCCAGCTGGCCGGGCTCGGGCAGTACCTGTCGAGCGCGAGCCGCCTACCCGTCACGATGGGCGACCCGCTGCTGGGGCTGCGGGCCGCGAAGTCCTTCTCCCGCGAGTCGCTCAACGGGCACGAGTCGTTCGTCGCGCTCCCCGTGGGCCTGGCCTATGGAGTTGCCGCATGA
- the aroB gene encoding 3-dehydroquinate synthase, whose product MSATVRVHGDQPYDVVIGRHLLGSLPGLLGEGVRRVLVVHPAALAASADAVREDLLAHGYEAFAAEVPDAEESKTAQVAAFLWGVLGQADFTRSDAVVALGGGATTDLGGFVAATWLRGIKVVQVPTTLLAMVDAAVGGKTGINTAEGKNLVGAFHPPAGVLCDLAALESLPRHDFVAGLAEVVKCGFIADPRILELVEDNVELLQDPVAAASSPVLAELVERSVAVKARVVGEDLKESGVREFLNYGHTFAHAIEQVERYQWRHGAAVSVGMVYVAELARLAGRLSDDVVARHRSILTSLGLPVSYRGDRWERLLTAMRRDKKTRGDLLRFVVLEGVGRPARLEGPDPTLLVAAYAEVSEGAPAPSRAVSL is encoded by the coding sequence ATGTCGGCGACGGTGCGCGTGCACGGGGACCAGCCCTACGACGTGGTCATCGGGCGGCACCTGCTCGGGTCGCTGCCGGGGCTGCTGGGCGAGGGCGTGCGGCGGGTGCTGGTCGTGCACCCGGCGGCGCTCGCGGCGTCGGCGGACGCGGTCCGTGAGGACCTGCTGGCGCACGGCTACGAGGCGTTCGCGGCGGAGGTGCCGGACGCGGAGGAGTCGAAGACCGCGCAGGTCGCGGCGTTCCTGTGGGGCGTGCTGGGCCAGGCGGACTTCACGCGCTCGGACGCGGTCGTGGCGCTCGGCGGCGGGGCGACGACGGACCTCGGCGGCTTCGTCGCCGCGACGTGGCTGCGGGGCATCAAGGTCGTGCAGGTGCCGACGACGCTGCTCGCGATGGTCGACGCGGCGGTGGGCGGCAAGACGGGCATCAACACCGCCGAGGGCAAGAACCTCGTCGGGGCGTTCCACCCGCCGGCGGGCGTGCTGTGCGACCTCGCGGCGCTGGAGTCGCTGCCGCGGCACGACTTCGTGGCCGGGCTCGCGGAGGTCGTCAAGTGCGGCTTCATCGCGGACCCGCGCATCCTGGAGCTCGTCGAGGACAACGTCGAGCTCCTGCAGGACCCCGTGGCGGCGGCGTCGTCGCCCGTCCTGGCGGAGCTCGTCGAGCGGTCGGTGGCGGTCAAGGCGCGCGTCGTCGGCGAGGACCTCAAGGAGTCCGGGGTCCGGGAGTTCCTCAACTACGGGCACACGTTCGCGCACGCGATCGAGCAGGTCGAGCGCTACCAGTGGCGGCACGGTGCCGCGGTCTCCGTCGGCATGGTGTACGTCGCGGAGCTCGCGCGGCTCGCGGGGCGGCTGTCGGACGACGTGGTCGCGCGGCACCGGTCGATCCTCACGTCGCTCGGCCTTCCCGTGTCGTACCGGGGCGACCGCTGGGAGCGGCTGCTGACGGCGATGCGCCGGGACAAGAAGACGCGGGGCGACCTGCTGCGGTTCGTCGTGCTGGAGGGTGTCGGGCGGCCGGCGCGCCTCGAGGGTCCGGACCCGACGCTGCTCGTGGCCGCCTACGCCGAGGTCAGCGAGGGGGCTCCCGCCCCGTCGCGTGCGGTGTCGCTGTGA
- a CDS encoding prepilin-type N-terminal cleavage/methylation domain-containing protein translates to MGGTTIRSHTQALLRRRAAADEGFTLVEVIVAMFITLLVMTSLLALVVSSLSTISRAKQRQTATGLATQALERLRALPYDTVTQPDGSAVSPGVEFVSTVGGVPRFRPTPVLPGFDEPLVVNRPAGGWVGSGQVENQVVGAVTYKVTTYVTKAPLTSAGQQSFTATAIVSWSSTASKGVRRVAEQSVLYSPAGCLSTAQSPFAAPCQSYFTAQAGQVLAGLTVTNPDDSTQPIAGFGAERVELSLPSNAATLLIEQTASANADAQTVTAAKTDGATTTSMPGGVAAASVDSDPSSTPGQSQSRTTSGYTTGTVQTTGTAGRLGATIGGGSSGTAAAAIGASTAVCTGTTGTGLSTGSASALRPCAASSLNPGTQSSGITYTPLWGAGGDISVATVDGTTTPGRAVAAQLTSANSEACTAGTGPGLTGCSYGASTRRLGDVVLGATSGASGVPAGFGAGLVRVTGLTESARAEEGLGARTPSYTRSGTLEVWNGTGYTTVDLATFATPAAAGAPGSQSWPVPATTLSYPAAFGDVTLTYEGVVTVQRPVIERTQSGASRTGALVTDCKAAACTTKISGSGAVTSVLTVVVHRSGVEVGRFGVSTTLGGLVAQATYKVAANA, encoded by the coding sequence ATGGGAGGCACCACCATCCGCTCGCACACGCAGGCACTGCTCCGGAGGCGGGCAGCGGCCGACGAGGGGTTCACCCTCGTCGAGGTCATCGTCGCGATGTTCATCACCCTGCTGGTGATGACGTCGCTGCTCGCTCTCGTGGTGTCCAGTCTCAGCACCATCTCGCGCGCCAAGCAGCGGCAGACCGCCACGGGCCTGGCGACGCAGGCCCTCGAGCGGCTGCGTGCGCTGCCCTACGACACCGTGACGCAGCCCGACGGCTCGGCCGTCTCGCCCGGCGTCGAGTTCGTCTCGACCGTCGGTGGCGTGCCGCGCTTCCGGCCCACGCCCGTGCTGCCGGGGTTCGACGAGCCGCTCGTCGTCAACCGCCCCGCCGGCGGCTGGGTCGGGTCCGGCCAGGTCGAAAACCAGGTGGTCGGTGCGGTCACGTACAAGGTCACGACCTACGTGACGAAGGCGCCCCTGACCTCGGCCGGGCAGCAGTCGTTCACCGCGACGGCGATCGTGTCGTGGTCGAGCACCGCGTCGAAGGGTGTGCGACGCGTCGCCGAGCAGTCCGTGCTGTACTCGCCGGCCGGCTGCCTGTCGACCGCGCAGAGCCCGTTCGCGGCGCCCTGCCAGTCGTACTTCACGGCGCAGGCGGGACAGGTCCTCGCAGGCCTGACGGTGACCAACCCCGACGACTCGACCCAGCCCATCGCCGGCTTCGGCGCCGAGCGGGTCGAGCTCAGCCTCCCGAGCAACGCCGCCACGCTGCTCATCGAGCAGACCGCGTCGGCGAACGCGGACGCGCAGACGGTCACCGCGGCGAAGACCGACGGCGCCACGACGACGAGCATGCCTGGCGGCGTGGCGGCCGCATCCGTCGACTCGGATCCGTCGTCGACGCCCGGGCAGTCGCAGTCGCGGACCACGTCCGGGTACACGACGGGCACGGTGCAGACCACCGGCACGGCGGGACGGCTCGGCGCGACCATCGGCGGCGGGAGCTCGGGCACCGCTGCGGCGGCGATCGGCGCGTCCACCGCGGTCTGCACGGGCACGACGGGAACCGGTCTGTCGACGGGCTCGGCGAGCGCGCTGCGCCCCTGCGCGGCATCCTCGCTCAACCCCGGCACGCAGAGCTCCGGCATCACGTACACACCGCTGTGGGGTGCGGGCGGGGACATCTCGGTCGCGACCGTGGACGGCACGACTACGCCGGGTCGTGCCGTCGCCGCCCAGCTGACCTCCGCCAACTCCGAGGCGTGCACCGCAGGCACCGGACCCGGCCTGACCGGGTGCAGCTACGGAGCGTCGACCCGGCGGCTCGGCGACGTCGTCCTCGGTGCGACCTCCGGCGCCAGCGGCGTGCCCGCCGGGTTCGGCGCGGGCCTGGTCCGCGTCACCGGCCTCACCGAGTCCGCCCGCGCGGAGGAGGGCCTCGGCGCCCGGACCCCGTCGTACACGCGAAGCGGCACGCTCGAGGTCTGGAACGGCACCGGGTACACCACGGTCGACCTCGCGACGTTCGCGACGCCCGCGGCGGCGGGCGCCCCCGGCTCGCAGTCGTGGCCCGTGCCCGCCACCACCCTGAGCTACCCCGCCGCCTTCGGCGACGTCACCCTGACCTACGAGGGCGTCGTCACCGTGCAGCGCCCGGTCATCGAACGCACCCAGTCCGGCGCGAGCCGGACGGGGGCGCTCGTCACCGACTGCAAGGCCGCCGCGTGCACCACGAAGATCAGCGGCAGCGGTGCCGTCACGAGCGTCCTGACGGTCGTCGTGCACCGTTCCGGCGTCGAGGTCGGCCGGTTCGGCGTCTCCACGACCCTGGGCGGCCTCGTCGCCCAGGCGACCTACAAGGTGGCCGCCAATGCGTGA
- a CDS encoding prepilin peptidase, with protein MTVGELEILRPALPVVVGLFGLLVGSFLNVVVWRVPRGESVVHPPSACPRCGHRIRGGDNVPVVSWLLLRGRCRDCAAPISARYPAVELATGLLFAGVAWWTGPAWVLPALLYLVAISVALTLIDIDVRRLPDVIVLPSYLVSTALLALAAANPGGDADWASFGRALAGGGILLAGYFVVWRVYPPGTGFGDVKLAGVLGLYLGWCGWGSVAVGWFSGYLVGGVFSIALVVAGRAGRKTRIPYGPWMILGAWIGIIAGETVWSAYLGVF; from the coding sequence ATGACGGTCGGCGAGCTCGAGATCCTGCGTCCGGCGCTGCCGGTCGTCGTCGGGCTGTTCGGGCTGCTCGTCGGGTCGTTCCTCAACGTCGTCGTCTGGCGCGTGCCGCGCGGCGAGTCGGTGGTGCACCCGCCGAGCGCCTGCCCGCGGTGCGGCCACCGGATCCGTGGTGGCGACAACGTGCCGGTGGTCTCGTGGCTCCTGCTGCGCGGCCGGTGCCGGGACTGCGCAGCGCCCATCTCCGCGCGCTATCCCGCCGTCGAGCTCGCGACGGGTCTGCTGTTCGCGGGCGTGGCCTGGTGGACCGGCCCGGCGTGGGTCCTGCCCGCGCTGCTGTACCTCGTGGCGATCAGCGTGGCGCTCACCCTGATCGACATCGACGTGCGCCGGCTGCCCGACGTCATCGTCCTGCCGTCATACCTGGTGAGCACCGCCCTGCTCGCTCTTGCCGCGGCGAACCCGGGAGGCGACGCCGACTGGGCGTCGTTCGGGCGGGCGCTCGCCGGTGGCGGCATCCTTCTCGCGGGCTACTTCGTCGTCTGGCGGGTGTACCCGCCCGGAACCGGCTTCGGCGACGTCAAGCTCGCCGGTGTGCTCGGTCTCTACCTCGGCTGGTGCGGGTGGGGGTCGGTGGCCGTCGGCTGGTTCTCCGGGTACCTCGTCGGTGGCGTGTTCTCGATCGCCCTGGTGGTGGCCGGCCGCGCCGGCCGCAAGACGCGCATCCCGTACGGGCCGTGGATGATCCTCGGCGCGTGGATCGGCATCATCGCCGGCGAGACGGTGTGGTCGGCCTACCTCGGCGTCTTCTGA
- a CDS encoding type II 3-dehydroquinate dehydratase — MTRALVLNGPNLGRLGSREPDVYGAASFDDLVTSVEKWCADLGLQGEVRQTDDESELVGWLHEAVDTRTHVVLNPAAFTHYSYAVRDAAAQVTSAGLVLVEVHLTNPYAREAFRHTSVVGAVATGTVAGFGFDSYRLALLAVAARV, encoded by the coding sequence ATGACGCGCGCGCTGGTGCTCAACGGCCCGAACCTGGGCCGGCTGGGGTCGCGCGAGCCCGACGTGTACGGCGCGGCCTCGTTCGACGACCTCGTGACGTCCGTCGAGAAGTGGTGCGCGGACCTGGGCCTGCAGGGCGAGGTGCGGCAGACCGACGACGAGTCGGAGCTCGTCGGCTGGCTGCACGAGGCGGTCGACACGCGCACGCACGTGGTCCTCAACCCGGCAGCGTTCACGCACTACTCGTACGCGGTGCGCGACGCGGCGGCGCAGGTGACGTCGGCGGGCCTGGTGCTGGTCGAGGTGCACCTGACGAACCCGTATGCGCGCGAGGCGTTCCGGCACACGTCGGTCGTGGGGGCGGTGGCCACGGGTACGGTCGCGGGCTTCGGCTTCGACTCCTACCGGCTCGCGCTGCTGGCGGTCGCCGCACGCGTCTGA